The proteins below are encoded in one region of Gemmatimonadaceae bacterium:
- the dnaN gene encoding DNA polymerase III subunit beta, with product MRFTISREKLQEGLAAVTASIPAKTTLPVLANIMVEATEKGIRLSGTDLDIAVTTEVAADVESAGAITIPAKKLSEIARELPPAPVRIAAAGEQRVTLDCGRSHFKILGLPRDEFPAFPNVRFNESWRIRSGDLQKLIQHTSFAVSTEESRPILNGVLWELEPEVMRMVATNGHRLAKMDMPVKSSGAPSGNFIVPPKALEQIRRLFPEDEELEIARGENHLGFRSPFTAVYTRLIEGPYPPYPQVIPKDNNRVAIADRTALTSALRRMSIIASDQTHRIRLSFNAGMLKLSVQTPDLGEANDELAIRYTGDPLDIGFNANYLLEVLRYIPTEEVRMSFKAPERAAMLEPEGWADPASYLCIVMPLRLLD from the coding sequence CACCGCGAGCATTCCAGCCAAGACGACGCTACCGGTGCTCGCCAATATCATGGTCGAAGCGACGGAAAAAGGAATCCGTCTCTCCGGCACCGATCTCGATATCGCCGTCACGACAGAAGTCGCGGCTGATGTCGAATCAGCCGGCGCCATCACCATCCCCGCAAAAAAATTGAGCGAGATCGCCCGCGAGCTGCCGCCCGCGCCGGTACGCATTGCGGCGGCAGGTGAGCAGCGTGTCACCCTCGACTGCGGCCGCTCACATTTCAAGATTCTCGGACTTCCGCGCGACGAATTTCCCGCGTTTCCGAACGTGCGCTTCAACGAAAGCTGGCGCATTCGCTCCGGTGACCTGCAGAAGCTGATTCAGCACACCTCGTTCGCCGTCTCCACCGAAGAAAGCCGCCCGATTCTTAACGGCGTCCTCTGGGAGCTCGAGCCCGAAGTGATGCGCATGGTCGCCACCAACGGCCATCGTCTCGCGAAGATGGACATGCCCGTGAAGTCCAGCGGCGCTCCATCGGGCAACTTCATTGTGCCGCCAAAGGCGCTCGAACAAATCCGCCGGCTGTTTCCCGAAGACGAAGAGCTCGAAATCGCCAGAGGCGAAAATCATCTTGGCTTCCGCTCGCCGTTCACCGCGGTGTACACGCGATTGATCGAAGGACCCTACCCGCCGTACCCGCAAGTCATTCCGAAGGACAACAATCGAGTGGCGATCGCGGACCGCACTGCGCTGACCAGTGCGCTGCGCCGCATGTCGATCATCGCGTCCGATCAGACCCATCGCATCCGGTTGTCGTTCAATGCCGGCATGCTCAAGCTGAGCGTGCAAACTCCGGATTTGGGCGAGGCGAACGACGAGCTCGCAATCCGCTACACCGGCGACCCGCTCGATATCGGCTTCAATGCCAACTACCTGCTCGAGGTTCTGCGCTACATTCCAACAGAAGAGGTTCGAATGAGCTTCAAGGCGCCCGAGCGCGCCGCGATGCTCGAGCCGGAAGGCTGGGCCGATCCGGCGTCGTACCTCTGCATCGTCATGCCGCTACGGCTGCTCGACTGA
- a CDS encoding DUF4126 domain-containing protein: MLSLITLVQGLGLAYAAGLNLYAAVAITGLAVRFGWVHNVPSTIDAFGNVGVIGVALALYVIEFVATLIPGVASAWETLHSLIRPPAAAVLAAATAWHADPIIVLIAALLGGGLAITTHTTKLGLRYAIDASPEPVTNGVANITELALVSTVAIAIWSHPIITLAVAVVLLACLVMMVRLIWRALRQVFSGRWMPAPGLMQAPRVMEQRGRGAASPDDLD; this comes from the coding sequence GTGTTGAGTCTGATCACGCTCGTACAGGGCCTCGGACTAGCGTACGCGGCCGGTCTCAACCTATACGCCGCCGTTGCCATCACAGGCTTGGCCGTGCGATTCGGGTGGGTGCACAACGTTCCAAGCACGATCGACGCATTCGGCAATGTCGGCGTCATCGGCGTTGCGCTCGCGCTGTACGTCATCGAGTTCGTCGCGACGCTCATCCCCGGCGTCGCCTCCGCGTGGGAAACGCTGCACAGCCTCATTCGGCCGCCCGCAGCCGCAGTGCTTGCCGCCGCCACCGCGTGGCACGCCGACCCCATCATCGTCCTCATCGCCGCGCTCCTCGGCGGCGGCCTCGCGATCACGACGCACACCACCAAGCTCGGCCTCCGCTACGCGATCGACGCGTCGCCGGAGCCCGTAACCAACGGCGTCGCGAACATCACCGAGCTCGCGCTCGTGAGCACCGTCGCCATCGCAATCTGGTCGCATCCGATCATCACGCTCGCCGTCGCCGTCGTGTTGCTCGCGTGCCTGGTGATGATGGTGCGCCTCATTTGGCGCGCGCTTCGCCAGGTGTTCTCCGGCCGCTGGATGCCAGCGCCGGGTCTCATGCAGGCCCCGCGCGTGATGGAGCAGCGAGGCCGCGGCGCCGCTTCGCCCGACGATCTGGATTGA